The following are encoded in a window of Phycisphaerae bacterium genomic DNA:
- a CDS encoding DUF3466 family protein gives MSTTQLGAPSRGAAWLFLLALVCGAQADVRFTITDIGVLPGADYSVAQGLASNGFVAGDGGASGFFWRDGQLTAVGTLGGSWSNALDVNASGQVVGWAHLPGNHSLHAFVWQQGAMTDLGTLGGTSSGARAINDAGQIVGWAELSGALDQHACLWQNGQVTDLGTLGGGYSVAYDINAAGRVVGQAARATGPSHAFLFVDGVMQDLAPLADEYSVAFGLNDADQVVGRAWPAGGEPRAFLWDDGVMTDLGSLDGRYTTAQAINNGGQVVGYSEVLVQHLPGEPELEFHSFIWESGTLLDLNDLIAPQSGWRLYEAFGINDGGQIVGMGEINGAIHGFLLTPVPEPATLALLLAIASLPPRGRR, from the coding sequence ATGAGCACCACGCAGTTGGGGGCACCATCGCGCGGGGCGGCTTGGCTGTTCCTGCTCGCATTGGTCTGTGGTGCCCAGGCCGACGTGCGCTTCACGATCACCGACATCGGCGTGCTGCCCGGCGCGGACTACTCCGTGGCGCAGGGCCTCGCGTCCAACGGGTTCGTGGCTGGCGATGGCGGCGCCTCCGGCTTCTTCTGGCGTGACGGGCAGTTGACGGCGGTCGGCACGCTGGGTGGTTCGTGGAGCAATGCGCTGGACGTCAACGCCAGCGGCCAGGTGGTGGGCTGGGCGCATCTCCCGGGCAACCACAGCCTCCACGCCTTCGTCTGGCAGCAGGGGGCCATGACCGATCTGGGCACGCTCGGGGGGACCAGCAGTGGCGCCCGCGCCATCAACGACGCCGGTCAGATCGTGGGCTGGGCCGAACTGTCGGGCGCGCTGGATCAACACGCGTGTCTGTGGCAGAACGGACAGGTGACCGACCTCGGCACGCTGGGCGGGGGCTACAGTGTCGCTTACGACATCAACGCCGCGGGCCGGGTCGTCGGACAGGCCGCCCGCGCCACGGGCCCGTCGCACGCATTCCTCTTCGTCGACGGCGTCATGCAAGACCTGGCTCCACTCGCCGACGAGTACAGCGTGGCGTTCGGGCTGAATGATGCGGACCAGGTTGTGGGGCGGGCGTGGCCGGCTGGCGGCGAACCGCGCGCGTTTCTCTGGGATGATGGCGTGATGACCGACCTCGGCTCACTCGACGGGCGCTATACCACGGCCCAAGCGATCAACAACGGGGGTCAGGTGGTCGGCTACTCGGAGGTGCTGGTGCAGCACTTGCCTGGCGAGCCCGAGCTGGAGTTCCACTCGTTCATCTGGGAGTCCGGAACCCTGCTCGATCTCAACGACCTGATCGCGCCGCAGAGCGGTTGGCGCCTCTATGAGGCGTTTGGTATCAACGACGGCGGACAGATCGTCGGCATGGGGGAGATTAACGGTGCGATTCACGGCTTTCTGCTGACGCCCGTCCCCGAGCCCGCCACGCTGGCGCTCCTCCTGGCCATCGCCAGCCTGCCGCCGCGCGGTCGCCGGTAG
- a CDS encoding VWA domain-containing protein has protein sequence MNFLNPWFAAAVAAVVVPALLILYFLKLRRREQVVASTLLWKRAIQDLQVNAPFRRLRRNLLLFLQLLILGAGVFALARPIIRTEVANEERVVILIDRSASMNTREGDVTRLDLAKEQAERLVRVFNRRTGGWRSFLSLSGAKAQTQVMVIAFSDRASIVSPFTTNTSDLVDLIRRIEPTDGRTDLREALDLAEAYMAPPTRLSPGMESTPVPAEVPAKLVLVSDGRIANLDKVVLRSGSMEVVRIGEGRDNVGVTALRTQRNFDRPESLEVFLTVRNFGPDPVTTDVAVYVDGTLRAVQPVELAASKAELTDEDSPVPTTQPDTEEEGSSRALSFDLLLDRGALIEARLPRSDALPVDNSAFVVVPPPRRQKVLVVTEGKYPFLDSVIRGLPLQEFPFVTPADYEASHADYVTDGQSSFDVVIFDKYAPETPPPPGNYIYLGALPKVTGIEAGPPVEKHALIWWDETHPVLRYVSLDYVYVAESLSVTLPAQAEVLAEGPQGPVLFRYAAEGRQYLVLTFAVENSTWWSKLSFGVFAYNAIRYLGGGDSEAERGPVRPGDTLRVQVAAGAKEAKLYRPDNTHVTLTPDASGVAYYGGTERAGVYRAEGALAGRDRFAVNLEDDWESNIAPPAGPLKVDNRPVQEMAAIQTATPEVWRWFVGAALVLVLLEWWVYNRRVMV, from the coding sequence ATGAACTTCCTGAATCCGTGGTTTGCAGCGGCGGTCGCGGCCGTCGTCGTGCCGGCGCTGCTGATCCTCTACTTCCTCAAGCTGCGGCGGCGCGAGCAAGTGGTCGCGTCGACGCTGCTGTGGAAGCGCGCGATCCAGGACCTCCAGGTCAATGCCCCCTTCCGCCGGCTGCGGCGAAACCTGCTGCTGTTCCTGCAACTGCTTATCCTCGGCGCCGGCGTGTTCGCGCTGGCACGGCCGATCATCCGCACCGAGGTCGCCAACGAGGAACGCGTGGTCATCCTCATCGACCGCTCCGCGTCCATGAACACGCGCGAAGGCGACGTGACGCGCCTCGACCTCGCGAAGGAGCAGGCCGAGCGGCTCGTCCGCGTGTTCAATCGCCGGACCGGCGGCTGGCGGTCGTTCCTGTCACTCAGCGGCGCGAAGGCCCAGACGCAGGTCATGGTCATCGCATTCAGCGACCGGGCGTCGATCGTGTCGCCGTTCACCACGAACACGAGCGACCTCGTGGACCTGATCCGCCGGATCGAGCCCACCGACGGCCGGACGGACCTGCGCGAGGCCCTGGACCTGGCCGAGGCATACATGGCCCCGCCGACGCGGCTCAGCCCGGGCATGGAGAGCACACCGGTGCCGGCGGAAGTGCCGGCCAAACTGGTGCTCGTCTCGGACGGCCGAATCGCTAATCTCGACAAGGTCGTGCTGCGGAGCGGGTCGATGGAGGTGGTGCGCATCGGCGAAGGGCGCGACAACGTCGGCGTCACCGCCCTGCGGACGCAGCGCAATTTCGACCGGCCCGAGAGCCTCGAAGTGTTCCTGACGGTACGGAATTTCGGGCCGGACCCGGTGACCACGGACGTGGCCGTGTACGTGGACGGGACGCTGCGGGCAGTCCAGCCGGTCGAGCTGGCGGCGTCGAAGGCGGAACTCACCGATGAAGACTCGCCGGTACCGACCACACAGCCCGACACAGAAGAAGAAGGTAGCAGCCGGGCGCTGAGCTTCGACCTGCTGCTGGACCGTGGGGCGCTGATCGAGGCGCGGCTGCCCCGTTCGGACGCCCTGCCGGTCGACAACTCGGCGTTCGTCGTCGTGCCACCCCCCCGCCGCCAGAAGGTGCTGGTGGTAACGGAGGGCAAGTACCCGTTCCTGGACAGCGTGATCCGGGGGCTGCCGTTGCAGGAGTTCCCGTTCGTGACGCCGGCGGACTACGAGGCGTCGCACGCGGACTACGTGACGGACGGGCAATCGAGCTTTGACGTGGTCATCTTTGACAAGTACGCCCCTGAGACGCCGCCACCGCCAGGGAACTACATCTACCTGGGCGCGCTCCCGAAGGTAACGGGTATTGAGGCGGGGCCGCCGGTTGAGAAGCACGCGCTGATCTGGTGGGACGAGACACACCCGGTCCTGCGATATGTGTCGCTGGATTACGTGTATGTCGCCGAGAGCCTGAGCGTGACATTGCCGGCGCAAGCGGAGGTGCTGGCTGAGGGGCCGCAGGGTCCGGTGCTCTTCCGGTACGCGGCGGAGGGGCGGCAGTACCTCGTGCTGACATTCGCGGTCGAGAACAGCACCTGGTGGAGCAAGCTCAGCTTCGGCGTGTTCGCGTACAACGCCATCCGCTACCTGGGCGGCGGCGACAGCGAGGCCGAGCGCGGACCGGTGCGGCCCGGGGACACCTTGCGGGTGCAGGTGGCCGCAGGCGCGAAGGAGGCCAAGCTCTACCGCCCGGACAACACGCACGTGACGCTGACGCCGGACGCGAGCGGGGTCGCGTACTACGGCGGCACGGAGCGGGCGGGCGTTTATCGGGCCGAGGGTGCGCTGGCGGGTCGGGACCGGTTTGCCGTCAACCTGGAGGATGACTGGGAGAGCAACATCGCGCCGCCGGCGGGACCGCTGAAGGTCGACAACCGGCCGGTGCAGGAGATGGCGGCGATCCAGACGGCGACGCCGGAGGTGTGGCGGTGGTTCGTCGGGGCGGCGCTGGTGTTGGTGCTGCTGGAGTGGTGGGTCTACAATCGACGAGTGATGGTGTAG
- a CDS encoding DUF58 domain-containing protein translates to MTKLEQLEILSRKIFIGRTKGERRSKRKGESVEFADYRNYVVGDDLRFLDWNIFARLERLLLKLFMEEEDLNVTILFDVSKSMDWGDPHKGLYVKRVAAALAYIGLVNYDRVSLHGYAGTLSHEMRGVRGRRLVSQVIRFLDGIEYGGTSNFTAVAKHFAVRYQGKGVVVVLSDFMDKSGYADGIRYLLSRDLDLYVIQVLSPEEIDPVLAGDLKLRDVEDEDLAEVTISKPLLNRYRANLQAYCGDLKNHCTRRGITYLFTSTRVEFDVLVMSYLRQRGLLR, encoded by the coding sequence ATGACGAAGCTCGAGCAGCTCGAGATCCTCTCGCGCAAGATCTTCATCGGCCGCACGAAGGGCGAGCGGCGGAGCAAACGCAAGGGCGAATCCGTCGAGTTCGCCGATTACCGCAACTACGTCGTCGGCGACGACCTTCGCTTCCTCGACTGGAACATCTTCGCCCGCCTCGAACGGCTGCTGCTCAAGCTGTTCATGGAGGAGGAGGACCTCAACGTCACGATCCTCTTCGACGTATCGAAGAGCATGGACTGGGGCGACCCGCACAAGGGGCTGTACGTCAAACGCGTCGCGGCGGCCCTCGCCTACATCGGCCTGGTCAACTACGACCGCGTCAGCCTGCACGGCTACGCCGGCACGCTGAGCCACGAGATGCGCGGCGTCCGCGGGCGGCGGTTGGTGTCGCAGGTGATCCGCTTCCTGGATGGGATCGAGTACGGCGGCACGTCGAATTTCACCGCCGTGGCCAAGCACTTCGCCGTGCGGTACCAGGGCAAGGGCGTGGTGGTTGTGCTGAGCGACTTCATGGACAAGAGCGGCTACGCGGACGGCATCCGCTACCTGCTCAGCCGTGACCTCGACCTGTACGTGATCCAGGTGCTGTCGCCGGAGGAGATCGACCCGGTGCTGGCGGGCGATCTGAAGCTCCGCGACGTGGAGGACGAGGACCTGGCAGAGGTGACGATCAGCAAGCCGCTGCTGAACCGCTATCGCGCGAACCTGCAGGCGTACTGCGGCGACCTGAAGAACCACTGCACGCGGCGGGGGATCACGTACCTCTTCACGAGCACACGCGTCGAGTTCGACGTGCTCGTCATGTCGTACCTCCGGCAGCGGGGGCTGCTGCGCTGA
- a CDS encoding PilZ domain-containing protein — protein MKPENVVANPPTAASKTWTRDRTRRPRAERRTPYRVPCRVRLIDSTTGEVRTVTGETVDISSRGMALQIGLDVPIGTWVETLVPKPNGNPLFLCGTVVHSRQTMTAHFEIGVETDRPPTFV, from the coding sequence ATGAAACCCGAAAACGTAGTCGCCAACCCGCCGACCGCCGCCTCGAAGACCTGGACGCGCGACCGCACGCGTCGCCCGCGCGCCGAGCGGCGCACGCCGTACCGCGTGCCGTGTCGTGTGCGACTGATCGACTCCACGACCGGCGAAGTGCGGACCGTCACGGGCGAGACAGTCGACATTTCATCGAGAGGCATGGCGCTGCAGATCGGCTTGGACGTACCCATCGGTACCTGGGTTGAGACGCTGGTGCCAAAGCCGAACGGCAACCCGCTGTTCCTGTGCGGCACGGTGGTCCACAGTCGCCAGACGATGACGGCCCATTTCGAGATCGGGGTCGAGACGGACCGGCCGCCGACGTTCGTGTAG
- a CDS encoding MoxR family ATPase: MAVTHSEIQQVGQLVREHYQGFERLLTEIRRVIVGQDNLLRKMLVGLLADGHILLEGVPGLAKTTAVACLARAIQTRFRRIQFTPDLLPADIVGTMVFQPKDGTFAVKKGPVFANLVLADEINRAPAKVQSALLEAMQERQVTIGEETFPLDQPFLVLATQNPIEQEGTYPLPEAQVDRFMLKLLVEYPARDEERQILDRMSPQRGLPQVGEVLHPKQIFAARQVLDEIYMDDKVKDYIVSVVHATRTPQEFGLKIGDWIEYGASPRASIYLARGSRAMAFLAGRGYVTPQDVKDIAPDVLRHRIIVSYEAEAEEKTSEDVIRHVLDHVPVP; encoded by the coding sequence ATGGCTGTGACGCATTCGGAGATCCAGCAGGTCGGGCAACTCGTGCGCGAGCACTATCAGGGCTTCGAGCGGCTCCTGACCGAAATACGTCGGGTGATCGTCGGACAGGACAACCTGCTCCGCAAGATGCTCGTGGGGCTGCTGGCGGATGGCCACATCCTCCTCGAGGGCGTCCCGGGTCTGGCCAAGACGACCGCGGTGGCCTGCCTGGCCCGGGCGATCCAGACACGGTTTCGGCGGATTCAGTTCACGCCTGACCTCCTGCCGGCGGACATTGTCGGGACGATGGTCTTCCAGCCGAAAGACGGTACCTTCGCGGTCAAAAAAGGCCCGGTTTTCGCGAACCTGGTGCTGGCGGACGAGATCAACCGCGCGCCAGCGAAGGTGCAGAGCGCCCTGCTGGAGGCCATGCAGGAACGGCAGGTCACCATTGGCGAGGAAACGTTCCCGCTGGACCAGCCGTTCCTCGTGCTGGCGACGCAGAACCCGATCGAGCAGGAGGGCACCTATCCCCTGCCGGAGGCCCAGGTCGACCGGTTCATGCTCAAACTGCTGGTCGAGTATCCCGCGCGCGACGAGGAGCGGCAGATTCTGGACCGCATGTCGCCGCAGCGTGGTCTGCCGCAGGTCGGGGAGGTTCTCCACCCGAAACAGATTTTCGCCGCCCGGCAGGTTCTGGACGAGATCTACATGGACGACAAGGTGAAGGACTACATCGTCAGCGTCGTCCACGCCACGCGGACGCCCCAGGAATTCGGCCTGAAGATCGGGGATTGGATCGAGTACGGCGCGTCGCCGCGTGCGAGTATCTACCTGGCCCGCGGTTCGCGGGCGATGGCGTTTCTGGCGGGGCGCGGCTACGTGACGCCTCAGGACGTGAAAGACATTGCCCCCGACGTCCTCCGGCACCGGATCATTGTGAGCTACGAAGCCGAGGCCGAGGAAAAGACGAGCGAAGACGTAATCCGGCACGTGCTGGACCACGTTCCGGTCCCGTAG
- a CDS encoding Gfo/Idh/MocA family oxidoreductase, whose protein sequence is MSEVCNVALLGQKFMGRVHSNAYLKVARFFNLPRRPVMHTIAGLDLIALAPFADRWGWRNYSTTWKDVVRNPDIHLVDVSTPNYMHAEQAIAALGAGKHVACENPLAHTLKDARAMKNAALKSRRAKTFVWYNYRRCPAVALAYRLAQEGRLGRIYHVRATYLQSWGGPQTPLAWRFQKKYAGSGAHGDLNAHIVDLARFITGQEIVEVSGAIAETFIPERSLPTGNARTGPGPVRRPVGKSDVDDCVLFLARFKDGAVGSFEATRVATGNQNANSFEINGELGALRFSFEDMNVLWYYDNREPRGTAGWRRVLCTAGGDHPYAGAWWPEGRIIGYEHTFVNMAADMLAVLGDEQPIVPLPSFADAYETQRVLEAALLSARHRAAVKLSEIK, encoded by the coding sequence ATGTCGGAAGTCTGCAATGTGGCCCTGCTGGGGCAGAAGTTCATGGGACGGGTACACAGCAACGCCTACCTGAAGGTGGCGCGTTTCTTCAACCTGCCCCGCCGGCCGGTCATGCACACGATCGCCGGCCTGGATCTCATTGCCCTGGCACCGTTTGCGGATCGGTGGGGCTGGCGCAACTACAGCACGACTTGGAAGGACGTTGTGCGTAACCCGGACATCCATCTGGTCGATGTCAGCACGCCCAACTACATGCACGCCGAGCAGGCGATTGCGGCGCTCGGCGCCGGCAAGCACGTGGCCTGCGAGAACCCGCTGGCCCACACCCTTAAGGACGCCCGGGCGATGAAGAACGCGGCGCTGAAATCGCGGCGCGCCAAGACCTTCGTCTGGTACAACTACCGGCGCTGCCCGGCCGTGGCGCTCGCCTATCGTTTGGCGCAGGAAGGCCGGCTGGGGCGGATCTATCACGTTCGCGCCACATACCTCCAGAGCTGGGGTGGCCCCCAGACACCGCTGGCCTGGCGTTTCCAGAAGAAATACGCCGGGAGCGGCGCGCACGGCGACCTCAACGCCCACATCGTCGACCTGGCGCGCTTCATCACCGGCCAGGAGATCGTGGAAGTGTCTGGCGCGATCGCCGAGACGTTCATCCCCGAACGGTCCTTGCCGACCGGTAACGCGCGCACCGGACCGGGACCGGTGCGCCGCCCCGTGGGCAAGAGTGACGTGGACGATTGCGTGCTCTTCCTCGCCCGCTTCAAGGACGGCGCCGTCGGCAGTTTCGAGGCCACGCGCGTCGCCACCGGCAACCAGAATGCGAACTCGTTCGAGATCAACGGCGAGCTGGGCGCGCTGCGTTTCAGCTTCGAGGACATGAACGTGTTGTGGTACTATGACAACCGTGAACCGCGCGGCACGGCGGGCTGGCGGCGCGTCTTGTGCACCGCCGGCGGGGATCACCCCTACGCCGGAGCGTGGTGGCCGGAGGGCCGGATCATCGGGTATGAGCATACGTTCGTGAACATGGCCGCGGACATGCTCGCCGTCCTGGGCGACGAGCAGCCCATTGTGCCGCTGCCGAGTTTTGCCGACGCGTACGAGACGCAGCGCGTACTTGAGGCGGCGCTGCTTTCCGCCCGGCACCGGGCCGCGGTGAAGCTGTCGGAGATCAAGTAG
- a CDS encoding ChbG/HpnK family deacetylase: protein MKPIRLVLLCGAFTTCLAAADEPATRAAARARGAAEQPRLILRLDDIGFCHGVNMAAKRILEEGVCSSMSVIVNTPWLDEAVEILKQHPEVSVGVHLTVNAEWNEYRWGPVLPYSEVPSLVDEFGKFFPSRDAFFANNPKPEEVEKELRAQIRLALRKGLPISYVDYHMGTIMSTPELQQVVERLAREFKLGISQYFGEIYAPNVYRAPPEKKLAEAIAILEQLNEPKLYLFVLHVGTNTPEMAVLTDRNPVGLTAMAAHRQAEADLLCSPEFRAALERLHIRLTNYNELRAAGLVHMQRPWLADPYRQKPPPAEGR from the coding sequence ATGAAGCCGATTCGTCTCGTCCTGCTCTGCGGCGCTTTCACAACCTGTCTCGCTGCGGCCGATGAGCCCGCGACGCGCGCTGCCGCACGCGCGCGCGGCGCGGCCGAGCAACCGCGCCTGATTCTGCGGCTGGATGACATCGGGTTCTGTCACGGCGTGAACATGGCCGCGAAGCGGATCCTCGAAGAAGGCGTGTGCAGTTCGATGTCAGTGATCGTGAACACGCCCTGGCTCGACGAGGCGGTGGAGATACTCAAGCAGCATCCGGAAGTCAGCGTCGGCGTGCACCTGACGGTGAACGCGGAGTGGAACGAGTACCGCTGGGGACCGGTCCTGCCCTACAGCGAGGTGCCGTCGCTGGTCGACGAGTTCGGCAAGTTCTTCCCCTCGCGCGACGCGTTCTTCGCGAACAACCCGAAGCCGGAGGAGGTCGAGAAGGAGCTGCGGGCGCAGATCCGCCTCGCGCTGCGCAAGGGCCTGCCGATCTCGTACGTCGATTACCACATGGGCACCATCATGTCGACGCCGGAGTTGCAGCAGGTCGTCGAACGGCTCGCGAGGGAGTTCAAGCTGGGCATCTCGCAATACTTCGGCGAGATTTATGCGCCGAACGTCTATCGGGCCCCACCGGAGAAGAAGCTGGCCGAGGCCATCGCGATCCTCGAGCAGCTGAACGAGCCGAAGCTGTACCTGTTCGTGCTGCACGTGGGCACGAACACGCCCGAGATGGCGGTGCTGACGGACCGCAACCCGGTGGGACTGACGGCGATGGCCGCGCACCGGCAGGCCGAAGCGGATCTGCTGTGCAGCCCCGAGTTCCGCGCCGCGCTCGAGCGGCTCCACATCCGGCTGACGAACTACAACGAGCTGCGCGCGGCCGGCCTGGTGCACATGCAGCGCCCGTGGCTCGCCGACCCGTACCGGCAGAAGCCGCCGCCGGCGGAGGGGAGGTAG
- a CDS encoding sigma-70 family RNA polymerase sigma factor yields MGERKRAADVERVMAGDGDALQRLILHYHAPLRGAVAAALPDEYAGRIDPDDVLQQAYVVAFQSLAGCRFDGPGGFYKWLEKIAISRLRDQQRALRRQKRDAAREVVATNGSPSASYPDLLNRLEGTEATPSRHVARNEAVAALMTCLARLGEEQRAVIRLRFLEGRSVAEVAERLGKTEGAVHMLCHRALKALREQLVSITHLLSGM; encoded by the coding sequence ATGGGCGAACGCAAACGGGCTGCAGACGTTGAGCGCGTCATGGCCGGTGATGGCGACGCACTGCAGCGCCTGATCCTGCACTATCACGCGCCGCTGCGCGGCGCCGTGGCGGCCGCGCTGCCCGACGAGTATGCCGGCCGGATCGATCCGGACGACGTGTTGCAGCAGGCATACGTGGTGGCGTTTCAGTCACTCGCGGGCTGCCGCTTCGACGGTCCGGGCGGCTTCTACAAGTGGCTCGAGAAGATCGCCATCTCCCGTCTGCGCGACCAGCAGCGTGCGCTGCGCCGTCAGAAGCGCGACGCGGCCCGCGAAGTCGTGGCGACCAACGGCAGCCCGAGTGCGTCGTACCCCGACCTGTTGAATCGCCTCGAAGGCACCGAAGCCACGCCGAGCCGGCACGTCGCGCGCAATGAGGCCGTCGCGGCGCTCATGACCTGTCTGGCCCGGCTGGGCGAGGAGCAGCGGGCCGTGATTCGACTGCGCTTCCTCGAAGGCCGCTCCGTCGCCGAGGTTGCTGAGCGTCTTGGCAAGACCGAGGGCGCAGTGCACATGCTTTGCCATCGCGCCTTGAAAGCCCTGCGCGAGCAGCTCGTCTCCATCACGCACCTGCTGTCCGGCATGTAG